Proteins encoded by one window of Salvia splendens isolate huo1 chromosome 5, SspV2, whole genome shotgun sequence:
- the LOC121801957 gene encoding uncharacterized protein LOC121801957, translating into MPSGAKKRKAAKRKGTQPNTNNSNPSPAASTHDVKHQSDVGAASSTTSQDKEKGNSAVPVERELKNGSELGGKFDHDETERKSYDGGSSESSGSSSDDESHGDKINAVPTVAIVEASEAVVDCVPPVDSDKVSLLSESLAVNASSPFVSKDNGEKKGSAGVSTPSVEHVEAASDLKTSAEETDERLSLSYNAPIATHDNGADLVKDSGVTEPLLVPPPRPMKTTSWKGCCGLFELFTSSDR; encoded by the exons ATGCCTTCAGGCGCAAAGAAGCGTAAAGCTGCCAAAAGGAAGGGAACTCAGCCCAACACCAACAATTCCAATCCGTCCCCTGCTGCTTCTACGCATG ATGTGAAGCACCAGAGCGATGTAGGCGCGGCTAGTTCAACCACTTCTCAGGATAAGGAGAAGGGGAACAGTGCTGTTCCAGTtgaaagagaattaaaaaatGGGAGTGAATTAGGTGGCAAGTTTGATCACGATGAAACTGAGAGGAAATCATACGATGGAGGGTCATCTGAGAGCTCAGGCAGCAGCTCAGATGATGAATCTCACGGTGACAAAATTAATGCTGTGCCTACCGTCGCAATTGTAGAGGCAAGTGAGGCCGTTGTGGATTGCGTGCCTCCTGTTGACTCAGATAAGGTTTCACTGTTGAGCGAAAGTTTGGCTGTGAATGCGAGCTCTCCGTTTGTATCTAAGGATAATGGCGAGAAAAAGGGCTCTGCAGGAGTATCCACTCCGTCTGTTGAGCATGTTGAGGCGGCTTCTGATCTGAAGACATCAGCGGAAGAAACTGATGAACGGTTAAGTCTGTCTTACAATGCCCCAATTGCTACCCATGATAATGGAGCGGATCTTGTGAAAGATTCAGGAGTCACTGAG CCGTTGCTggttcctcctcctcgtcccATGAAAACGACATCATGGAAGGGCTGTTGTGGACTATTTGAACTGTTTACGAGCTCGGATAGATAA